CGAGATGCCGGAATATTCAGAAACGAGTGGGaacgtaattttttttcggaacgtAAATTTTTGTGCCATGAATAGATCGGTTATTCCgcttttgtaatttgtaatacCAAATGTAATTTATCACCCTTAGATGGGTGATACCCATGACCATGACaagtattgggttggggaaaaagaaatgtcgtatattgtcaatatatgacaacactcaaacatatcttgtgttgtacttatcgcatcgggtcatactatacggctatatatttaaagacgacaatctgtgctacaagtgtcgctttaacagtgttgtgattgtccttttcagtctcaagttatagcgcgtcaaagatggagtccaccaagcaaggaattcgccatattttacgttttcactACCTGCgtggtaaaactgcaacgaaggcagccgaaaaaaatcgtgtagtttatggacctgatactgtaacgattcgcacagcacagcgttggtttgatcgataaagttctggtgtagtggctgtcgaagatacaccccgtactggtagaccAATCATCGTAGACCGGCATgtaagcactcgctcgattggccaggaactgggtatagaccataaaaccgtttggaacaaTTTGcaaaagattggattccaaaaaaagttgtgttgttttccaccaggacaacgctcggcctcacacatctttgatgactcgccagaagctacgggagctcggataggatgtcctattgcaccgaccgtatagtccggacctggctccaagtgattatcatctcttccggtccatgcaaaacgctcttggtgataataAGTGGGCCTCAATAgaagcttgcgaaaactggttgagttttttgcaaatatgaggggagggttttataagggaggaataatgaagttgccttctaaatggcaacaagtttgcgaacaaaacagcgcatatttgacctcaattggataattttaagtatgttaaataaagcgtcaaatttcgatcagaaatacgacatttctttttccccaaccctatatattaggctgtcaaaaaagtcctgcggtattttttttgaattttcatttgttcataaaattagttacaatcatctgtttaaaGTCAAAtacgcgccgttttgttcgatgacttgttcccaacgagatgccaacttcataacacccctgttatagaagctcgcttccttattggcaaaaaactcggatagccaattttcacaggcctcttttgtggctaacttctgactacctagctcgttcgccatggacaaaaacaggtggtagtcacttggtgcaaggttcggactatacggtggatgcaaaagaaccttccatccgagctcccggagcttctggcgcgtcaccaaagaagtgtgtggcctggcgttgtcctgatggaagacaatgcggcctctgtttatcaaagatggcctcttcttcatgagtgctaccttcaagcggtccagttgttggcagtacaggtccgaattgagcgtttggccatagggaagcagctcataatagattattccttgacaatcccaccaaacacacagcagaaccttcctggccgttaatgagggcttggccaccgtctgagccgcttcagcgggcttcgaccacgaccgtttgcgcttcacgttgtcgtaagtgacccacttttcatcgccagtcaccatccgcttcagaaacgggtcgattttgttgcgattcagcagcgattcacatgcgtcgatacggtcaaagatgtttttttttgcgtcaacgtgtgtggcacccatacatcgagcttctttgtgaatccaagcttcttcaaatggttaataacggtttgatgacttatccccagctcttggaagatgctacggctgctactatgccggtctttctcggctagttcagcgattttgtcgcaattttcgacgacaggccttccggagcgtggcgcatcttcgacgacctctacaccagaacgaaaacgttgaaaccatcgttgtgcggtggaaatggaaactgtatcgggtccataaactgcacaaattttattggcagcttgagatgcatttttgcctttgtcatagtagtactgtaaaatatgtcggattttctctttattttgctccatatttgcgacactataactcacgaacgacttaaccaaacaaaacactgtcaaggactatattatagcgcgcaaaaatacctttccaacaagctgtagtatgactcgatacaatgaatacaactagaactacgcgcttacaacgacacctcgcggaaataccgcaggacttttttgacagtatTATATTGAAAATAACCCTGATTTTGAAGGAAGGTAACCGGTTATTACTTATGGTACTATCTACCAATACAAATCAATATGAAAAAAGTCCACGTTATAGAATATTTCTTGGTTTTTTATGTTCATTactggctgacccggcaaacttcgtcccggccAAAATTTATCTTTTGTTATCactttcacgttttcttactaagtgcacgttcatgggtccaatcgcaatgttcattgattgatattctaatctaccctttaaaattattttttactacaaaatttcagtaattctaccaaaactcgacattataatattagattgttttcacttgcaaataacatgtttctccgtcacatagaatacatgtttgatacagaaaatatgatagaatgtagacagccctaaatcggacaattcctttctcaagttttgctcttataaacacattcggcgatccaatttccatttcagagttttccgaaaattttcaattgtcaagtttggttgaaatatgtgtattatttttatggggcctcctctcctttccagagcccccctttagagaggggggaggagtgttgaactatCGTGTCTCGTGACCGATCAGTGCGATATACTTTGAACTCtgagctgaatatttgcctagagacTGTGCTGGTTTTTTTTAACCATGCTTCCGTGAATGCATGGGTGTTGTAACAAGCGTCTGAACAAGCCAATCTGTATTGCGCCACAGGCGTGTTGATGCCTACAACATTCTGGTAATAGATAAGTACTTTGTCCTTTAGTAGTTCTGGTGTGTTATGGTTATACGGTACACGGTCGCTGTAACGCGAAGATCCATAGTGTGGAGAACAAGATGATAAAAATGGATACTTTCCTGATATTACGGCTGGACGCTGGGTCAGGTGGAAGCCCAAGCACAGGCCTGGGACGACTGTTGAACGCAGGCAGGAAATGCACGACTGAGAGTTATACTTCCATAATACTGAACGGTTCGCGTCCCAGTTGATGAAGACTCTTCATATTAGAGAGTACGTTACGTCAACGTTTCACTAGCATTTTCCCATACGACAATCAACCTTTTCTTTCTCAGGGTTCTATCTTAGGCACACTCATGTTTTCGCCTTTTATCAATGAAAACCTCCACTCTTGAGTTTTGCTCCATCCATATCCCGATGACGtccaaatatttttgtgtacttCTGTTTCGATTAATCTAGGGAACATGGTTAGaaacagtcttccgaaaaacacttacacatgtccacgcgatgtgaaaattccatgttcttgtttgaattcgaacatgattttcgctggtgttgaatgtctatcccaaacacgaacacACATGATACACACACATAAAcataacaaacataaacatttgaaaacaaacttgatgtttataattcaagaacatcatgtacaaacatatcacccgatgtcgcagtattcattgctttcgtttcgtttcttttcatacacggaaagaaattattcatcccaaaacatttcttcatagaatactttttcacagaaaagaacttgaaatttagttcgcatttcaaaaattgcacgaactaagaggctatgagttcatgcaccaaaacatatatttttattaaggctcaaatggcgtcagcctaacggggccgggagttcaaaattttgataatgtttgcttacaactatgttagtaatatgtaatcgattactcgcggttggctcgaggttagtattacaagtgttctcataattgggatgttgcagtcttcagtgctctgtacgtgtgcccgacatgggatacttcctattgggatgcagctgaccgttaatcagcaacgccccctagtctgcaccccatatctagcgtggtgcgtctttttcgactcgaggaatccaggatagaatgatcactagccggcgcaatcatcagctcatgtagagttgtaataagcggtacaacctttggctcttgttgaatcatctgtggactgcacaaccttcggcccgtgtatctgtaaagagtgtgtctatgtattgccgcgactaagtaaacgtttatagatcgttcatgcacattttgcaagtctgattaaataatccttggtttcgttcaaagaaaacactctctgaatagaaagaagctttctatttttttgcgtgcatgttggcaattaaagtctggggaaccgactgcatagcgggcgacgtcgtacaaatgctgaccaaaaaaataaatacccaaaattagttttaaatgcaaccttcagcggcacacagcagaaccagcagagaaatttcagcggctaaaccacaacattaatttctcgatgttatcacaaactgaatgaaggaaaaaactaaaagctacacttacactgcactacatatgctatgtgtgcatgcgattgcatcatcccttcttctcctcttctccgctcgttttatagctcgggtcgcgatcgtcgcgaacaagcagtattggccatttgtattcaaagatccagccaaaattgttgctcccgtggacgagtggttagcgtcacgcctaacatgtcactgctgaataattcaattttagtacttgttcaaatagctaataatagcgaatgttacatgaattcaatatataaattgatgcgtgcactgaATAATGAAATCgattgtgaaaaactctcatatcaattgatgtttattttgttcagaacagaaaaagaggtttattttatttgtctaatattttagacgaagcatccattgtcatgaaaggaaagcattttttccatgtcaaaataccaacacaccacgcgttgagtggtggtggtgtggtgtcagattcgcttcttctactcaacgcactgccggtgcttggggtgaaaatgcaagagaaactgtacaccatgttcgaacatcatgtgaaacattgggattaaacatcgtatgtccaaacataccacgaatacaaacatgtcacattttctaacataggtacgaaaaaatcatgtttgtactcaaacacaaaactatgaacagcagcgtggacatgtttattccggacgcagtgttttttgtgaaacatggaagactggttAGAAATATCAATCATGACTTGATAATATTTTGCAACGGACAATGAACTTACTTTCAGTGAACCCTTCACAGACTAAAGCAATGCTTATTGGCAAGCAAAACACTATACCAATAATTTTTGAAGGATTGGTTGTTGAATATGTCGATAagcttaacacgttaagcccgcCTCGTTCCCTTGGtccgttgagctttttggtaggaaatcGGGACTTACTTACGAAATAagaatatatacggtttgttttcggatattTAACAAAATGTGATTACTTTCTAGTCGGATTTCTGATtattttctatctatacaataagtatctttgggagctgggaccaacactgatattgtgcagaTGCTTTTGATGTGGTCTGAATGGAAAGCGCTGCAAGAAAAATTTGGGCTCAATGTGTTAATAACTTAGGAGTCATATTCACATCTAATTGGCCATTGAATACTTTCGTATATTCTCAATGTGGTAAAATCTATAGTGCCTAGAAACGCTTCAATTTAGTAACTGAACATTTTGAAGCATCTACGAATATAGGTCATTGATACTTCATCCAACGGGTCAAATGTTCGATTGATCTGAAGAGTTAATAGTCTGACAATTTTGGCAGTCAGGTTACAGTGAACTCAGAAGATGCTATGGGATAGCTTGACGGGACAGCAAGCGTTTCTTCTTGAGATTTGACTGAActgaaagatttgctgtgacttcttacaaacatgtccgaagaaacttttgaatagaCGAAGCTAAGTGAAATACCGATATCACAAAGAGGTGATTCCATATCTgcaaataaaatcagttcgttttattTGTAAAACTGGTTATGTATTAATTAATTATCTACTAGACAATCGACcaactcaaacctatgtaggggaatgaggcgggaccttcattattattattattattattattattattattattacttcCACATTTTTTGTACGGATATTTCATCTACACTAATGCTTCTGCAGCCGCACTCGACagatttaagtgcgattcacatacaacatccacgtcacctTACGTTACGTCAACTATTttcccatgcaattcttatggaatcattcacatacaccggcaacgtaacgacccgtctgCGACCGTTCATCGAATACGACCGGCAAAATTTGTAGAAatgaataattgacggagacgttCGTTGGGTTTTCGTCTGGGCtttgtctcggcttttgttttgattttggttgcattTTTTATGTCAATATATCTCTTAATTCCAAATTTCATAGTCATGATCAATCGCGACTAGCTGAAAACAGTTTGTATGTTATTATAGTTGGATAAGGGTCGggactacgtgttttaaatatttgaataatataattcattgattttctgccatacaaatgaaacacaaatttatgcataactcaagaactaagtaTCTAAGTATTGTTATACTTttttgtatcaaatatgtattccatgtaaaggagaaacatgttatttgcagctgattgaaaaatcttgaacgagaattgtgtcttgtgttgatattataatgacgagttttggtagaagtaccggtaaatttataattaatagaaattgtaaagggtcaatcaaaagatcgatcaatgaacagttctgcgattagatctatgaacgttcgcttagcaagaaaacgtgaatgtttgaaggtattgataacaaaatccattttgggcgaaacgaagtttgccggtcaGCTAGTGAATCGATAATTCAATAATCTGTGTTAAGCTTCTAATCACATTCGATTGTCATTATAGCTTCAAATTTGGGACACGGCTGGCCAAGAACGTTTTCGGACAATCACACAAAGCTACTACCGATCCGCGAATGGGGTTATTATAGGTCTGTCGAAAAATACACATTCTTGGAATTCACATAtctctattttgatttttttttagtatacGATATCACTAAACGTTCCTCCTTTTTGAATTTACAACGATGGATTGACGAGGTGCGTCGATATACGGCGTCCAACGTGATGATATTCGTCATCGGGAACAAGTGCGATTTGGACGCGATACGAGAAGTGGAGTTTGCTGAAGCGCAAACGATGTGCCAATATATACCAGAGATTATGTTCGTTACAGAAACTTCGGCAAAAGATAACAGAAATATCGAGGATGCCTTCATGACTCTAGCCACAGAGCTAAAGGTACGGTTGGTTACCAATTGACAAGAAAGGCAAATGCATTCATATCGTTTTCTATTGTTTCAGAGACGACATGATAACATCGCATCAGAAGACGATACCGATGGTATCACACTGGGGCATAGCATGACCCTCTCAGTTAGTAATTGTAGCTTGTGTAGCAGAACGTGAATAGCTCCTATAATTATACAATTCAAGTTAGTTATTGAGTCTCTTAGTGTTAGTGGAATATTGGTACGGAAGATATAAGTGTATATAGTTTTTTTGTATGATAatatgtattgattaaaatacGAACTTAAGAAACGATATAATTTTCTTAGTACATCAATGAATATCGTGTGTCCTCGTGATCGTTATTTCGGTTAATGATGTAAAAAATGGAGGAATGTGCTGAAATTATCGTTTGATAGATGATGCGTCTTACGTTATGCAATAGCTTAATATTTAAATGATATTATTTCTGTCATTGTGATATGGAGTGCTGATATCTGGTGGAATGAGAGGCAAAAATGGTTATTTTACACTATAGGTTGTTTTTTGAATACCCAGAACCATCATACGAATTTGTTAACGTTGTCCAACACTATGTAGCGTTTATATTCATATTTCTATCAAGGTCATTTTCGGTATCACCCCCCTTTTGTATGGAGTCAATGTCTAAACTCAATCATCCGTAAACTAAATtgttactcaaaattttaaccgttttagagtaaaaaaaataaataaatctaccTTGTCTAAACTTTTTATTGCTAGTCTTTTTTTCGAACATCACGCACCCATAAGAAAAGAGGACCATATGGACTcggttatataaataaaaattgaaacgaaatttattctgagtgtTGGGCTTGAGCATTTGCGAACATGTCCTAAATATACATTAGGGACACTTGACAAAGAAAACACGtagtttaaggtgaaggtggaagctagccacaaatggctaccacaatggcgctcatttctttcatctccgtccctcacccctcgcccgaaaatcaataattgcgcgaaactatgtgaagaaaatgatcgttttcgcacacttcccatgcagtaatatcaaccaaaatctactcgattactcacaagatattaaattttcatctgctgtcgcactgtatagtgaaaaacgtcggaaaacttcagagcaagttaaattttcatttttcaatcttcggcaatggttctgtttgtattggtgaaagcatcgttattttttcgacactgatgccagacaacatcatcgaaacagctatcaaaaccactcaataaaatgttattcctgagtcatagcctttcatgtcatgaaaatcaatagaataaaatagtgttgatatcaatacaatcattatttttacgtttaatgggtctataatgtaagttttagcaactttaatattgggtaagaaaattgtattgcagagctcggaacactgccacggctgcctatgctttcaaaaacaataaacggaaaagtattacattcaatcaaaatgtctcagcatacgaagagaagggttaaggttctccaacgtgaatatgtgaaaacaatacgaccaacgaaggaaaatattgaggaattaacAGCaccgagttactatgcggtagaacttgttaatatcaaaagagccccaattcgcatgtgttataaatttgcacatgttacgctcgcgtataatcagaattttacttcatatgcaaaaatacccattctatatatttatgtttgcaattggcatggttcatcggaacatatcgttcatacatttaacttcagtattgaattgttatttttttttcaaatgtattcaaagactcgtgtcaatgaagcgccacacagtctgataagtgaattgatctatttacttgtgctttgctcttctctcacaaacactattaccccatttttacacgtggttttacctatactactacaatggctagcttccaccttcaccttaagcatTGATTTGTGCCGCAGATGACTGTTTAGTCGAGTGTCCAACCAACCTCAAGCGTTCAATGTGAAGTTTCCAA
The Toxorhynchites rutilus septentrionalis strain SRP chromosome 2, ASM2978413v1, whole genome shotgun sequence genome window above contains:
- the LOC129770274 gene encoding ras-related protein Rab-43, whose translation is MSVRNPTTLMSISNEESFDFLFKIVLIGDCGTGKTCIVQRFKSGNFIESHGNTIGVDFSMKAVTVDGKKVKLQIWDTAGQERFRTITQSYYRSANGVIIVYDITKRSSFLNLQRWIDEVRRYTASNVMIFVIGNKCDLDAIREVEFAEAQTMCQYIPEIMFVTETSAKDNRNIEDAFMTLATELKRRHDNIASEDDTDGITLGHSMTLSVSNCSLCSRT